The genomic stretch CCTTGGGACTATGAAGGCGGCGTAGTAGACGAAACACGAGAGATCACCTTCCTACGAGACTTCTTTAATCTCTTTCATGAGTGCATGCACTCATGCCAAACAATGGATGTGATTAGCGTCCTGACTCGGCAAACGCTCTCTCAAACCCCGGACGAGCATCTAACCACCGTAATCACCTACTGGAGCGAGTCTTACCTCAACGAGGTCTACATTCTCAAGCTTAGACTCGGTGATTTCGTCACGTACGCCGAGCGAAAGTACAAGAAGGACAAAGATTTCGCAGAGCCAATTGTCGGAATCTGCAAAGACCTTCGCGAGTTTGCGGAAAAGCAGCTCGCTCCATTCATTACTACCCGAGGCGAGCATGTTCACAGCCGTCGCTACCGGAGCACAGATCCAGAGCTGGCGAGACTTGGCGTGCTCGACGTCTCAATCAATAGTCTGGGTCAAACAGAGCTAAAGCCCGTGCGAGATGAAGCCATTCAAGCTGCAACTGCCTGGCTCTTCAAACAAACCGACCGAGCCGCCGAGACCTGTTGGGCGCTGTTTGACGGAACTTGCATGGTCCTCGCTGAAGGGATCGTCACAGAGAATGACTGGATCATTGTCCCCATTCCTTTTAAGGACAATCCAGATCCATTCCTCAAAGACTTCAACGCAGACACCTAACAATTCGTTCAAGCCGAGATCGCTTCGCGGCCGCGGAGTTGTTCGGTAAATTGTCACAACGCCGCGGCCGCAAAGCGCTCCAGCTTAACTCAGGTGTTAGGTGCCATGCGAACCACCATCGCCATGCTCGTTACAGCAGCACTATTGATGACAACGCAGCGGGCCGCCGCGTGCACAATTTTCTGGGACGACCGGCCGGACACTATCTTCCAGAAAAGCGATTCTGTATTTCTGGCTTATCCGCTCAAGATCTCACCGGACCCCGATGAAATACAGCAACTCAGACCAGATGCGTTCTTTCAACAGACGGTGATCTGGCGTGTTGTTAGATCATGGAAGGGAAATTTATCGGCGGGTGACACAGTCGTTACCGTGCGCAGCATCGACAGAATGGACGCATGCTCAGGTTGGAGCGTGACTACCAGGTATGACCCACGAATTCTCTATTCATCCGGGGATGCATCTCCCGCCGTCATCCAGGGGCTATCGTTAGAAGATGCTACTCTGCAACTCAACAGATTGGTTCGCAGGCGCCAAGGAGTTGGGAAATAGAGATGGCACCTAACAATTCGTCCAAGCCGACGCCGCTTCGCGGCGCGGCTTAACTCAGGTGTTAGGTGGCTTGTGAACACTCTAGCTATCTTGCTGGCAATTCTCGGATCACCAGCAATTTCCTCCGAGCCTCAGTTCAAGATCATTACCGCAGAGCCATTACAACAATTCATGGCTTTCGGTCGCATCACTGATGGGTTCGAGGCTGAAATGCGCAAAGCAATCGCCGGAAGTCCGAACCTAAAACGTGTTTACATCGAAAGCACCGGCGGCAAGACCCTAGAGGCCAAGCGCACAGCTCAATTGTTAAATACGCACGGAATCACTATTCGCGTCGCCGGAAGATGCGCCAGTGCATGCGTCGCTCTGTGGGCTGCAACTGATCGGCGAGAGCTCACAGCAAGCGCCCGCCTTGGGTTACACGCCGGCATTCCCATCAAGAAGGCCCCTGGCGCACTTGAAGCTGTTACATCCCCCGTACGGCAGAGATTGGCAGATGACATGCTGCGCAAGGCGGGGTTCTCTGATCAGTTGATCTTAAAAGCCCGCCAAGTTCCGCCCAACTCTATCCTCTGGCTCACTCCAACAGAGCTAGCCTCAGACGGCGTCAGGTTCACGTTAACGAGCCCGCCACCTAACAATTCGTCCAAGCCGACACCGCTTCGCGGCGTCGGCAAAGGCCGCTAAGATCGTGCCTGTGCCGCCGCCGCAAATCGGTGCGGCTTAACTCAGGTGTTAGGGCCCGCATGCAGTCTTTCGTTTGTCCAAGTTGTGGTGACACCCACGAAGGCCTACCCACCGATCACGGGTGGAAATTACCGGATGTGGTCTGGGACATACCTGAAAGCGAGCGAGCCAAGCTGGCAAAGTTCAACAGTGATCTTTGCCAGTTCGGCAATCGTTTTTTCATAAGGTGCTTGCTCAAGCTGCAGTTCAACGAGCAGCCCGACTACTACGGCTGGGGCGTCTGGATTGAGGTACAAGAGCAGGACTTCTACCGGTACGTCGAGCTGTACGACAAAGACGGGAGCGGCGAACCCCCTGTGTCAGGCACCATCGCCAACTCAATGCCTGGCTATCCAGACACACTCGGCATGCCCGTAGTGGTGCAATTCCAAAGTAGTACGAGTCGTCCGGCAGTTCTCGTACCAACGAACATCGGTCACCCTCTTGCGCTGGAGCAAGTGGCGGGCATAGACAACCGTCGCTATCACGAGATACTTGTTGCAACAGGGTCACTAGGCGGGCCCTAACAATTCGTCCAAGCCGACGCCGCTTCGCGGCGCGGCTTAACTCAGGTGTTAGGCCGCTTATCTAAGGACATCGCAAGTGACGAAAATCGAAAAGCAGCACGTGATGGGCATCATCGGATCGGGTCTGGCCACGTTCGTAGCCCTAGTTCTCGCGGTTAAGTACCATCAGGCCTTGGTTCTTTCAGCCATCGAGCTTGTCGCTATGTTCGTCGCCTCAATTTTTGTGGCGCGCAAGAGCCTTCCGGCCATGTACGTCATGACTGGCTATTTTGGGATCGTCCTAGGCATACCAATGTTGCTGTCTGGCAACCCCATAACCATTGTTGTGGTTATTGGCATTTTGTTCCTGCTTATTCAAGGCGTTATTGGTATATCGGAGGCTCGGGCTGCACTTCGCCCACGTACAGAGCCAGCGCTTTCGGACGCCGACAGAGCGCTGATGCACCAACACGGTATTGAGCACAATGGCCGGTACTTCGTTGTAGGTGACATGCACTTCGACCACTTTCATGACGCCATTTCCCATGCCAGTCACCTGTCAAAGGGCGCGGCCTAACAATTCATTCAAGCCGAAGCCGCTTCGCGGCTCGGCTTAATTCAGGTGTTAGGCCGCAATCGAAAAGTTGGGGAGCCGAATGAGTACAACGACCACCGTGCATGTCGACACCATCTTCGCTGAGACTGGTGCAATTTCGATCGGCTACACACCGGAGCAAGATCGGGCTTACTTATCTGTCGCTGATCCAACTGATAAGCGTCGTGCAACACACTTCGTTTCCCTTAGCCCAGAAAACCTTATTGAGCTTAAAGCGTCATTTGAGAAGCTTGATGAGGTCATACGACAAGAGAAAGCCAAGATCTACCTTCGCCAGAGCAATCCTTCATCTTTTGACCAGTCGGGCGATACGGTCGCGATACCAATTGGCAACTCGAATATTTCAATACCAAAAGATCTCTATGCTCAAGTCGCTTCCCTCGTGAGTGAAGGACAGACGCTTATCGCAGCCTCAAAGATTAGTGCAGCCCTTCCCTGGCTCGGTCTGGCAGGCGCACGTGCAGTAGCACAGTCAATTTGTGACTACCAGTTGGCAGTTGGTGACCGCGCATAGCGGCCTAACAATTCGTCCAAGCCGACGCCGCTTCGCGGCGCGGCTTAACTCAGGTGTTAGGCAGCACAGCAGGAGCTTCGCTTGCGACCTTCCAATCTTATCAGTGCTCTGATTGCCACAGCAGCATCACTAGTTTTTTCCTATTTATTGCTCAGCTCCCTGATATCCGGATCTTCTCCAACTTTCGGCGGAAGAGCGACAGCCGCATTGGGCATACGGCATGACGCCAATACTGAACCAGCGCAATTTTGGTTCATGATCATGATCTATGCTGTTGGAGCCATCGGCCTTGGTTACTTGGCCTGGCGGGACTACAACAAGTGACCGCAAGGAACGTCAAGAAAGTGCTGCCTAACAATTCATTCAAGCCGACGCCGCTTCGCGGCGCGGCTTAACTCAGGTGTTAGGCCGCACCAGAATTCTCGACCGAGCAAAGAACCCATCAAGTGAACGGACTTACCCCTACAGTCATCCTCCTGTTCTTCCTTGCAACCGCACCTGTCGGTCTTCTGCCTACCGTACTGGCGTTCGTGACCAAGCAACGGCATCGCGCATGGGTCACTGCGGGTAACGTCCTCCTGTGGTTGCTGCTCTATGTGGGAGCGCGCGCATTCACGCTAGACGGCTCGAGCGCATTCGCGATACCGACCTATCTTGCCTTGCTGGCATGGCTTTTACTGTTTGGTTGGTCGCTGCGTAGCCTGGGTAGACGGGCAGCGGCCTAACAATTCGTTCAAGCCGAGATCGCTTCGCGGCCGCGGAGTTGTTCGGTACATTGTCACAACGCCGCGGCCGCAAAGCGCTCCGGCTTAACTCAGGTGTTAGGCCGCTATGGTCAGACTGGTCAGGATTGCGGCGGTGGTGCTCGGAGTTCCGCTGATCTGCGTGCCGCTGGCGATCCTCGTCACGGTGCTTTGTGCGCCACTCTGGGAGTGGTTTGAAGCTGCAACCTCCATCCAGTCTTATGGCCATCACGGCCCGGTGGAGTGGTGCTATATGGTCAGCTTCGTGGCGCTCATGGCTGCCGGATACACTCTCGCTCTCATTTCAGAGAGGCGGCGTAGATCGCGGCCTAACAATTCGTCCAAGCCGACGCCGCTTCGCGGCGCGGCTTAACTCAGGTGTTAGGCCCCGCAATGCAGCCCCTCGACAAGTTGCGAGAGAAGCTCTCCAAGTATCCCGACCTAAGGGTTGAGGATGATGGCCGCACAATCACAGTGTTGGCCTCGGATTCTGATGGCTTTGATGTGGCGTTTAGCGTCGAAGAGTCGGGTTACATGGTCTGGTTCGGCCCATGGCACCAGTCCTTTGAGCCAGCTGAAGAGCAGTCGGCCCTAGAGTGTTTTGCGTTCGGCCTGTCCGGCGAGGCGCGCCTTAAGGTCAAGTCCAGGGGCCAGCGAGACTACAGTTGGACCCTCGAAGCATTGGAGCAGGGTCAATGGAGTACGTACTCCACAACTGCACTGCTGCTCTTCCCATTCTGGCGCCCGCGCAAGATCCGCTATCTTCAGAACCCGGCACTCGGTGCGGGGCCTAACAATTCGTCCAAGCCGACGCCACTTCGCGGCGCGGCTTAACTCAGGTGTTAGATGCCCGTGGAAAGGAGATCGCACGTGAAGAGAATGCTTGGAGCTGTCGCGGCGTGCCTTGCGGTCGGCCTGATCGCAGATGAGTTGTTTGGCCTGGTGTGGAATGCCTCCTTGCTCAAACTTCCTCACTGGGCCGGATACGCCTTTGCGCCTGCCTCGGCGCTGTCCACTCTCGCCGGAGTTGCGGTCGGCACATTTGTTTCTCGTGGGCGCTTTCTGTCCGCGGCGCTCGTACTCTGGCTCCTAGGCACCGTGGTTGTACTCACCATCGGCTACAGGGTGCAGGTCGCGGGCATGCCCATGTCGTTCGTTGATTACCTCGCGCTCAATCTGCCGGGAATTGGCAGCAGGCTAATCGCATCTGTCCTTGGTCTCGCGCTTGGATCTGCGGCCTACATGCGCTGGTCGCGCGTCGCGCGGGCATCTAACAATTCGTCCAAGCCGACGCCGCTTCGCGGCGCGGCTTAACTCAGGTGTTAGGCGCTTGTGACCCGAATGGTGGAGCATGGATTTTGAAATTTCCAATATAGAGAAGATCGCAATAGTAATTGCGTCGCTACTTCTCGCAGCATCGCTAATATTCCGTATCTATCTCTTCTTGATCGAAAGAACCACCAACGATGAAATTCTTCACAAAATGCTGGAAGAGCGATTTTTACTTTCGCTCGGGGATATGTTTGCCCTAGTGTTGCTTTGGAGATGGCCGGAGCTACAGCAAGACTCAAAACGACGCGCTCTTCCTTATATCGCATCCTACCTAACAGCCACATTAATTCTTATTGCAGTTTTCGTGCCGCTATTTGCAAAGGCTTGGTTATAGACCGCGCCTAACAATTCATTCAAGCCGACGCCGCTTCGCGGCGCGGCTTAATTCCGGTGTTAGCGCTCATGGCAACCCCTCCTGCAGTCCAGCTACCAGCCCCGCTCGTCGTAAGGTTGCTGGCTGTCGTGATGACCTGCGTCATATCTGGCCTCGGCTTAATGGCCCTGGTCACTGGTCACGCGGCCGGGCGCTGGACCCGCTATGGCTATGCGGGCCCGCTGGAAGGATCCCCTGCCCATGCATTTGGGCTCGCCATGTTCTTCTTCGGGCTTCTCCCACTGGCACTAGCAATGCGTAGTCCCAAGTCCGCGGTCCGGCTTGCTGTTGCATCTGCCGTACTGGGGTTGCTGTCGGTGTTCGTTGGTCCAGCTTTGCTAGCTTGAGCGCTAACAATTCATTCAAGCCGACGCCGCTTCGCGGCGCGGCTTAACTCAGGTGTTAGGGCTCACATGGAGGCAAGGATGCGGCTTGCACCTTTTTGTTTAGTGCTTCTCGCATTGCCCGTACTGGCTGTCGCGCAGGAGCAGTCGAGCTTGAGCCTGACGCTGAAGCTCGCGCGTGACCGCGCCTACCGCACTGCACACGTCGACTGGAAGGCCGTCGAAGCAGACGCCAGATTGCTGGTCGTGAGTAAAGGCGAGGACGCGGCAATCCGCTTCGTGCTGAAGTCGCTGGGCGATGGGCACTCCTTCTACCGGCCGCCTCGACAGGGCGTCACGCCGCTCCTTGCCGCCACCACCGCCCCTCAAGCGTCGGTCCGGGTCCTGTCTCAGCTACAGGCGCCTCAAGATGGCGTTCCGGTCATTCGGATCAATGGCTGGTCGGGCACCCCCCAGGAGGCGATGGCTGCAACTGCAGCGCTGAGGGCCGACTTGGTGAGTGCGCTTTCGGAGCCACGTTGCGGCGTCATCCTGGACTTCTCAGGCAACACCGGCGGCAACATGTGGCCAATGCTGGTTGGCTTAAGCCCGCTCTTAACGGAGGGTGTGCTGGGCTACTTCAGGGATGCACGAGGCACTGACAAATCCATCGAGAAGAAGCCGGGCGGAATCTTCTTCGGCGACTCGGTCCACGCGCTTAACAGCGCAACAGCACTGCAGCCGAAGCACCCGGCCCCGCTGATTGCAGTAGCCGTAGGGCCGCGAAGCTCGAGTTCCGGCGAGATTGTCCCAATCATGTTCCACGGTCAAAGCAACGTGCGTCTGTTTGGCCAGCGGACCTCCGGTCAATCCACTGCCAACTCGACGTTCCCTTTACCCAATGGCGGTGCCGCCAACATCACTACTGCCGTTACGCTGGATAGGCACGGGAAGGTGTTTGACGCACACATCGAACCGGAAGTCTCGACGGAGAAGCCTGTAGAGGACGCAGCACGATGGATATCGAGGCAATGCCAGCACAGGTGACCCCTAACTATTCGTCCAAGCCGACGCCGATTTGCGGCGCGGCTTAACTCAGGCGTTAGGGGCCAATCGTGACATCTCTGGAAGTCCTAGATTCCGCCATCAAAATTGGACTCGGCGCATTGATAGCCGCCCTCTCCACTTTTGTTATCACACGCGTCCAACACAGGAACTCTCTCAGAAAAGAGGCTATTGACCGAGAGTTTGCACTTCTGCGAGAGGTTGCAGAGAAGACTGAGAGATTCACACATACCACTCTCAAGTATTGGTCATTCGCGTCTGATTGGCACCGCGCGTTGCGCAAGGATAGAGGCACTCCCAAGCCTGACCTTCTCAAATCATCACAACAGGAACTTTTCAATCATTTCGGTGATGTAACAAGCGCTGAGGCGGTTTTGCTTCTATTGGGCCAAGAAGCCGCACAAGAGCGTCTCCGCACTTACGGAGAGTACGTCGTCAGCTTTCGCAAGGAAGCTAGCAAAACGTCCGAGCCCATGTCAGAGATCATCATTGAGGACTACCGCAAACACTTCCTCAATGCACGTGCCAGCCTATTCCGAGAACTCCATCAGATTTATAAAGGACTTGGCCCCTAACAATTCGTTCAAGCCGAGACCGCTTCGCGGCTCGGCTTAAGTGGTAGGTTTTACCACTCCGCCGTGCCGCGCAGCGGTCCGGCTTAACTCAGGCGTTAGGCCCCACATGAAGAAGATCGCCCGACCGGAGCCGCAAGTGACTTGGATCTCCCCGGTTGGAGAAGGATTTCAGTTGGAGATCTCCGCCACAATCAATGGGCTATTGCATCAGCTAGTGACTGTTGTTGCCGACGATCTAGATGAATCGCTCTGGGCTCAAGTCAGTTCAGGCGGCACCGAAGTCCAAATACCTCTTGCAGTCCTGCGAGATGCGCTTGACGCTGCCGTCGGTCAAGTTCACTCGGAGAGTTGGTATGACGAGCAGCTACCGACTGACGGTGAGGCCTAACAAGTCGTTCAAGCCGAGCCCGCTTCGTGGCAGCGCCTGCGTGCCTGCGCTACGCTTGCACGCATTCGCCGCCACTGCGCGTGCCGGCTTAACTCAGGTGTTAGGCCCATGCCCAAGCTCACTCGCTACCTGTGTATTGCCTTCGTCATTACCGCATTGGCCATCCCCGCTGCCTGGCTGGCAATTCAACGCACGGACGCCTTTTCCGTAGCGTCTTCCCACATCAAGAACAGCATTGACGTTCGCTCTCGCCTTGGAGAAATCCAGGACATTGACCTGTCCCTCTTCGGTTACAACATGCATGTTGTCGGCGCCGGCGGTGAAGCTAGCTTCAACCTTAAACTAAAGGGCTCTCTCGCTACCGGCACTGCTTTCGTCGAACTCACTCGGCAAGGCACTTGGCGCCCAGTAGGGACTCGGCTTGCGCTTCAAGACGGCACGGTAATGGACGTCACGCAATGAGGCATCATGGGCCTAACAAGTCCTTCAAGCCGACGCCGCTTCGCGGCGCGGCTTAACTCAGGTGTTGGCCGACGTCCGCTTCTGGCCGAAAGCTGCCTTATTCGCAATAAAAAAACGCCGGCCTTGCGGCCGGCGTTCTGCGTACGCGACGCGGGGGAGGCGCGTCAGTGGCCGGAGGACTTGGAGGCTCCCAGGCCCGTCTCCGCGCGCACCTGCTGGGCCTTGAACGCGCCGCGTTCCTTGGCGGCCTGGGCGCTGCGGTCGGTGATGGAGAAGAACCAGATGCCGGCGAAGGCGATCGCCATCGAGAACAGCGCCGGCGAGGTGTAGGGGAACCAGGCCGAGCCGGCGGGGTTGCCCAGCGTGGCTTCCCACACCGAGGGAGAGACCACCGTCAGCGCCACCGAGGACACCAGGCCGAGGAAGCCGCCGATCACCGCGCCGCGGGTGGTGCAGTCCTTCCACAGCAGCGACAGGATCAGCACCGGGAAGTTGGCGGAAGCGGCGATGGCGAAGGCCAGCGACACCATGAAGGCCACGTTCTGCTTCTCGAAGGCGATCCCCAGCAGCACCGCGATCACGCCCAACGCCACCGTGGTGATGCGCGAGACCTTCAGCTCGGAAGCGCTGTCGGCCTTGCCCTTCTTCAGCACGGTGGCGTAGAGGTCATGCGACACCGCCGACGCGCCGGACAGGGTCAGGCCGGCCACCACCGCCAGGATGGTGGCGAAGGCCACCGCCGAGATGAAGCCGAAGAACACGTTGCCGCCCACCATCTTGGCCACCAGCACCGCCGCCATGTTGGCCGCGCCGGCGCCGCCCTTGATGGTGCCGGCATCGGCCATCTCGGGGTTGGTCAGCACCAGGGTGATGGCGCCGAAGCCGATGATGAAGATCAGGATGTAGAAGTAGCCGATCCAGGTGGTGGCCCAGAACACCGACTTGCGGGCTTCCTTGGCGTTGGGCACGGTGAAGAAGCGCATCAGGATGTGCGGCAGGCCGGCGGTGCCGAACATCAGCGCCATGCCGAAGCTGATTGCGCTGATCGGATCCTTGATGAAACCGCCCGGGCCCATGATCGACAATCCCTTTGCAGCCGCTCCCGCGCTTTCCTCCGGCGTTGTTGCCGCTGCGGCCGCCAGCTGCGCCTTCACCTGCACGCCCTTGGCGAACAGCGCCTCCGGGCTGAAGCCGTAGTTCGCCAGCACCATGAAGGCCATGAAGGTCACGCCCGCCAGCAGCAGGCAGGCCTTGATGATCTGCACCCAGGTGGTGGCGGTCATGCCGCCGAACAGCACGTAGACCATCATCAGGCCGCCGACGATGACCACCGCGATCCAGTACTCCAGCCCGAACAGCAGCTTGATCAGCGCGCCCGCGCCGACCATCTGCGCGATCAGGTAGAACGCCACCACCACCAGCGTGCCGGAGGCGGCGAAGGCGCGGATCGGGGTCTGGTTGAAGCGGTAGCCGGCCACGTCGGCGAAGGTGAACTTGCCGAGGTTGCGCAGGCGTTCGGCCATCAGGAAGGTGATGATCGGCCAGCCGACCAGGAATCCGACGGAATAGATGATGCCGTCGAAGCCGCTGCTCATCACCATCGCGGAGATGCCCAGGAACGACGCCGCGCTCATGTAGTCGCCGGCGATCGCCAGCCCGTTCTGGAAGCCGGTGATGCCGCCGCCGGCGGTGTAGAAGTCCGCCGCCGAACGCGTGCGCGCCGCCGCCCACTTGGTGATCCACAGGGTGGCGATGACGAATACGGCGAACATGCTGATCGCCACCCAGTTGGTGGGCTGTTTGTCGACCTGGCCGAGATCGCCGCCGGCGGCCAGCGCGATGTTGCTGGCCGTCATCGCGGCCAGCGCCAGCGATGCCTTCATCTTCGATGCGTTCATCGGGCAGCGTCCTCCAGGATCTGGGCGGTCAGGCGGTCGTACTCGCTGTTGGCGCGACGCACGTACAGCCCGGTGATGGCGATGGTGAACACGATCACCCCGAACGCGATCGGGATGCCGAGGGTGGTGACGCCATCGCTGATCGGCTGGGCAAGGAATTCCTTGTCGAACGCGATCAGGCCGATGAAGCCGTAGTAGACGACCAGCATCAGGATGGTCAGCGTCCAGCCCAGGCCGTTGCGCTTGCGCTTGAGCGCCTGGTAGGCGGAGTTGGCCTCGATGCGGGCCACCATCGGATCTTGCATGTCGGACATGGCGTGCTCCTCAGAAGCTGTACTTGACGGTGGCGTGGACGCGGCGGAGGTCGCCGTCGGCGCCGCTTTCCAGTTCGCGGTTGCCCCAGATCAGTTCGGCGCCGACGTCGAGCTTGGGCAGCGGCGAGTAGATCAGGTTGGCGTGGAACGACTGCGCGGATCTGGTCACCCCGAAACCGGTCCAGTCGGTCTCGTTGTCCAGCTGCGCGCGCGAGAACATCAGGTTGCCGCGCAGCTTGGGGTTGAACACGTGCCGCCACGCGACGAAGCCGGCCAGTACGCCGGTGGGCTCGATGTCGCCGGCGGCGGCGTCGAGGGTGCCGTCCGCGCCCAGCGCGAAACCGACGTAGCGGCCGATGCCGTTGCCGCCGATCAGCATGTAGCGCAGGTCGTCCTGCTTGCCGAGGTTGTACTTGCCGGACAGGCTCAGGCCGTAGCCGTTGCCGCTGGCATGGGTGCTGGCGGTGTCGTGGCGCAGCTGGCGGGCGATGCCGGCCACGCTGACGTGGCCGTAGTCACCCTTGCCGGTCCAGCGCACGGTGATGTCGGGCAGGTTGCCGTCGTCGCTGGTGGTGCGCGCGGTGCCGCGGTAGGCGCCAACCACCGTCTGCGGGTTCTCCAGCGCCACCGACCACGCACCGCTGGTGTAGCGCAGCTGGGCCTGGCGCACGAACACCGTGCCTTCGGTGGGGCCCACGAAGTCCACCGCGTCCGGCAGTGCCGCCACATCCTGGAAGTTGGACCAGGTCTGGCCGGCCAGCCACTTGTCCCAGCTCACGTAGGCCTGCCGCACGGTCACGCCGTGGGTGTTGGTGGAAGCCTGGTTGCCGAGGTTGGCCATGCCGCCGCCGAACAGGTCGAACTCCAGGTAGGCACGCGCCTTGTGGCCCTGCACTTCGCCGTCGCTGGCGAACCAGAAGCGCGAGAACTGCGCGTGGCTGTCGAGGTCGGTGCGCGACTCGTCCACGCCGCCCACCGGGATCGCGCTGGGCAGGTAGAACATGCGGCCGGCGGTGCCGTCGGCGATCTCGCCGGCATTGGTGCTGGTCGCCATCGCATCAAGCTTGATGAAGCCGCCGAAGCTGAAGCGCGTGTCGGGATTGCCGCTGGCCAGGATCGGCGCCGACTGGATCTTCGGCTTGCCGTCGGCCTGCGCCACCTGCACGGCGTCGAGCTTGGCCTGCGCCTGTGCCAGCGTGCCCTGCTGCTGGGTGAGCGCGGCCTGCTGTTGCTGCTGCGCGCCCAGCAGCGCCTGCACCTGTGCCTCCAGCTGGGCGATGCGGGCTTCGAGTTCTTTCTCCTTCGCGGTCTGCGCGAAGGCCATGCCGGGCAGCAGCAGTGCCGCCACGATTGCAAGCGCCAACGGCTTGCGGATGGAGCGTGCGTTCATCGTTCCCCTCCCGGAATCAGTGCACGCGGTCGAGGGTGCGTGCAGGCAGGGCGTGCGCCTATTCGCCATTGGTCGTAGATCGTGCCGATTTCGACCAAGGTCTAATTCCACTTGCTGCGACGCAGCAGCATTGATGCGGCACACTTGGGAAAAGTGGCAACGCCCGCGTGGCGAATGGGAGAAGCACGATGAGCGACATCTATCCGGTGGAACCGGCTTTCGCCGCACAGGCCAACATGGATCGCGCCGCCTACGAAAGCGCATACGCGCAGGCGCTGCAGGATCCTGACGCGTTCTGGGCCGGGCTTGCGCAGCGCCTGGACTGGTACCGGGCGCCGACCGTCATCAAGGACGTCAGCTACGACCTGCGTGATTTCCGCATCCGCTGGTTCGCCGACGGCGAGCTCAACGCCAGCGTGAACTGCCTGGATCGCCACCTGGACAAGCACGGCGACAAGGTCGCGCTGATCTTCGAGCCGGACAGCCCGGATGCGCCGGGGCAGAAGCTCACCTACCGCGAGCTGCACGCCCGCGTGTGCAAGCTGGCCAACGCGCTGCGCAACCTAGGCGTGGGCAAGGGCGACCGCGTCACCATCTACCTGCCGATGATCCCCGAAGCGGCCATCGCCATGCTGGCCTGCGCGCGCATCGGCGCGATCCACATGGTGGTGTTCGGCGGCTTCGCGCCCAATTCGATCGCCGACCGCGTGGCCGACTGCACCAGCAAGCTGATCATCACCGCCGACGAAGGTCTGCGCGGCGGCAAGAAGGTGCCGCTGAAGGCCAACGTCGACGCGGCGCTGAAGCTGCCCGGCACCAATTCGGTGGAAACCGTGCTGGTGGTGCGCCACACCGGCGGCGCGGTGGACATGCAGATGCCGCGCGACCGCTGGTATGACGCGGTGGTGGACAGCCAGCCGGCGAGCTGCGAGCCCGAGCGCATGAACGCGGAAGACCCGCTGTTCATC from Thermomonas sp. XSG encodes the following:
- a CDS encoding DUF2199 domain-containing protein, producing MQSFVCPSCGDTHEGLPTDHGWKLPDVVWDIPESERAKLAKFNSDLCQFGNRFFIRCLLKLQFNEQPDYYGWGVWIEVQEQDFYRYVELYDKDGSGEPPVSGTIANSMPGYPDTLGMPVVVQFQSSTSRPAVLVPTNIGHPLALEQVAGIDNRRYHEILVATGSLGGP
- a CDS encoding S41 family peptidase; protein product: MSLTLKLARDRAYRTAHVDWKAVEADARLLVVSKGEDAAIRFVLKSLGDGHSFYRPPRQGVTPLLAATTAPQASVRVLSQLQAPQDGVPVIRINGWSGTPQEAMAATAALRADLVSALSEPRCGVILDFSGNTGGNMWPMLVGLSPLLTEGVLGYFRDARGTDKSIEKKPGGIFFGDSVHALNSATALQPKHPAPLIAVAVGPRSSSSGEIVPIMFHGQSNVRLFGQRTSGQSTANSTFPLPNGGAANITTAVTLDRHGKVFDAHIEPEVSTEKPVEDAARWISRQCQHR
- a CDS encoding cation acetate symporter: MKASLALAAMTASNIALAAGGDLGQVDKQPTNWVAISMFAVFVIATLWITKWAAARTRSAADFYTAGGGITGFQNGLAIAGDYMSAASFLGISAMVMSSGFDGIIYSVGFLVGWPIITFLMAERLRNLGKFTFADVAGYRFNQTPIRAFAASGTLVVVAFYLIAQMVGAGALIKLLFGLEYWIAVVIVGGLMMVYVLFGGMTATTWVQIIKACLLLAGVTFMAFMVLANYGFSPEALFAKGVQVKAQLAAAAATTPEESAGAAAKGLSIMGPGGFIKDPISAISFGMALMFGTAGLPHILMRFFTVPNAKEARKSVFWATTWIGYFYILIFIIGFGAITLVLTNPEMADAGTIKGGAGAANMAAVLVAKMVGGNVFFGFISAVAFATILAVVAGLTLSGASAVSHDLYATVLKKGKADSASELKVSRITTVALGVIAVLLGIAFEKQNVAFMVSLAFAIAASANFPVLILSLLWKDCTTRGAVIGGFLGLVSSVALTVVSPSVWEATLGNPAGSAWFPYTSPALFSMAIAFAGIWFFSITDRSAQAAKERGAFKAQQVRAETGLGASKSSGH
- a CDS encoding DUF485 domain-containing protein, which gives rise to MSDMQDPMVARIEANSAYQALKRKRNGLGWTLTILMLVVYYGFIGLIAFDKEFLAQPISDGVTTLGIPIAFGVIVFTIAITGLYVRRANSEYDRLTAQILEDAAR
- a CDS encoding DcaP family trimeric outer membrane transporter; protein product: MNARSIRKPLALAIVAALLLPGMAFAQTAKEKELEARIAQLEAQVQALLGAQQQQQAALTQQQGTLAQAQAKLDAVQVAQADGKPKIQSAPILASGNPDTRFSFGGFIKLDAMATSTNAGEIADGTAGRMFYLPSAIPVGGVDESRTDLDSHAQFSRFWFASDGEVQGHKARAYLEFDLFGGGMANLGNQASTNTHGVTVRQAYVSWDKWLAGQTWSNFQDVAALPDAVDFVGPTEGTVFVRQAQLRYTSGAWSVALENPQTVVGAYRGTARTTSDDGNLPDITVRWTGKGDYGHVSVAGIARQLRHDTASTHASGNGYGLSLSGKYNLGKQDDLRYMLIGGNGIGRYVGFALGADGTLDAAAGDIEPTGVLAGFVAWRHVFNPKLRGNLMFSRAQLDNETDWTGFGVTRSAQSFHANLIYSPLPKLDVGAELIWGNRELESGADGDLRRVHATVKYSF